The sequence CCGAGCCAGACCGGGGTGACGTGGCCCTGGTTGATGAGCTCGGCCACCACGCGCTTGGCCTTGTTGATGGGAATGGCGAAGCCGATGCCCGAGGCCTCGGCGTGGATGGCGGTGTTGATGCCGATGACCTGGCCCAGGATGTTCAGCAGCGGGCCGCCGGAGTTGCCGGGGTTGATGGCCGTGTCGGTCTGGATCAGGTCGCTGAGCACCTCGTCGCTGGTGCCCACGGAGCGGCCCACGGCGGAGATCACGCCGGTGGTCACGGTGTGAGTGAAGCCGTAGGGGTTGCCGATGGCGATCACGGTCTCGCCGATGAGCAGGTCCGAGGAGTCGCCCATCTCGGCCTGGGGCAGGGAGCCCGCGCGTTCCACCTGGAGCACGGCCAGGTCGCGGTCCGGGTCCGAGCCCTTGACCTGGGCGGCCAGTTCGCGGCCGTCCTTGAGCCGCACGCTGATTTCCGTGGCCCCGTTGATGACGTGGGCGTTGGTCAGGACGAAGCCGCGCGCGCCGTCGATGATCACGCCGGAGCCCAGGCTCTGGGCCTTGCGCGGCATGCGTTCGATGCCGAACTCGCGCAGGAATCGCTCGTAGGCCGGGCCGGAGAACGCGCCGCCGAAGGGGTCGGGCACGGCCTGGACCATGCGCGAGGTGGTGATGTTCACGACCGCCGGGCTTACGCGCTCCACGGCCAGGACCACCGGGGTGCGGCGCGGGTCGTCGGCGCGGGCCGGAAGGGCCAGGGCCAGGACCAGGGCCGCCGCCAGCAGGGCGGGAAGGGGAAGGCGGCGCATGCTACCTCCCGGCCATCTGGCGCAGCCGGGCGATGCGCTCCTCCACCGGCGGGTGGGTGGAGAACCAGTTGCCCACGCGGCGTCCCGAGAGCGGGCTGACGATGAACATGTTTTCCGTGGCCGGGTTGGCCCGCATGGGCACCTCCAGGGAGGTGTTGTGCAGCCGGGCCAGGGCCTGGGCCAGGGAGAGCGGGGAGCCGGAGTATTCGGCCCCGGCCGCGTCGGCCAGGTACTCGCGGGAGCGGGAGATGCCCATCTGGATGAGCGTGGCGGCCAGGGGCGCGATGATGGCCACGGCCAGGGCGGCCAGGGGGTTGCCGCCGCCCTCGTCGTCGCTGCTGCGGCCCATGCCGAAGATCGCGGCCCATTGCATCATGTTGGCCAGCATCATGACCGCCGAGGCGAGCACGGCGGCCACGGACTGGATGAGGATGTCGCGGTGGGC comes from Desulfovibrio aminophilus and encodes:
- a CDS encoding trypsin-like peptidase domain-containing protein, whose product is MRRLPLPALLAAALVLALALPARADDPRRTPVVLAVERVSPAVVNITTSRMVQAVPDPFGGAFSGPAYERFLREFGIERMPRKAQSLGSGVIIDGARGFVLTNAHVINGATEISVRLKDGRELAAQVKGSDPDRDLAVLQVERAGSLPQAEMGDSSDLLIGETVIAIGNPYGFTHTVTTGVISAVGRSVGTSDEVLSDLIQTDTAINPGNSGGPLLNILGQVIGINTAIHAEASGIGFAIPINKAKRVVAELINQGHVTPVWLGLFGQDLDQPTASYLGLKSPRGLLVTDLHAGGPAQRAGLAPGDVILALNGRGVDDRDHFLSLMLDVGPGDSVRLGVSRQGREMTLQAKAQALDDAAVAALVAEHWGFAADPRRPRTGILVGRVAPNGPAARIGLKPGDILHQIGNQSLETPDDLARAFTRYHLHNTLLLSVQRGRALYHVRMAL
- a CDS encoding zinc metalloprotease HtpX — translated: MTSQLKTFFLLALLTGLILFLGQLMGGRTGLVIAFGFALVMNFVSYWYSDKIVLSMYRARPLAPEDAPALHSMLAEMSARAGIPTPRLYLVPQEAPNAFATGRNPRNAVVAVTEGLLRLLPPEEIKGVIGHELGHIAHRDILIQSVAAVLASAVMMLANMMQWAAIFGMGRSSDDEGGGNPLAALAVAIIAPLAATLIQMGISRSREYLADAAGAEYSGSPLSLAQALARLHNTSLEVPMRANPATENMFIVSPLSGRRVGNWFSTHPPVEERIARLRQMAGR